Proteins encoded within one genomic window of Micromonospora halotolerans:
- a CDS encoding YbjQ family protein, with protein MRSGEHGSRTGRPTADSIGTVLVVTTDQLPGYEIRQILGEVVSSMARTRNPYREGVKNLRGGAYDPMAPDNLTRWRTDSVARLGEEAMRLGANAVIGMRFDSRDCGEMWMEICAYGTAVIVVPKTPDVMPPDQPMIAAETAHDPEIASAPGGIAEPASAPNLRTAGETPTPGS; from the coding sequence ATCCGATCAGGTGAACACGGCTCACGAACCGGCCGCCCGACGGCTGACAGCATCGGAACCGTGCTGGTCGTGACGACGGATCAACTGCCCGGCTACGAGATCCGCCAGATCCTCGGCGAAGTGGTCTCCTCGATGGCGCGGACCCGCAACCCGTACCGCGAGGGGGTCAAGAACCTGCGCGGTGGCGCCTACGACCCGATGGCGCCGGACAACCTCACCCGCTGGCGTACCGACTCGGTGGCCCGGCTGGGCGAGGAGGCCATGCGACTCGGCGCGAACGCGGTGATCGGCATGCGCTTCGACAGCCGGGACTGCGGCGAGATGTGGATGGAGATCTGCGCGTACGGGACGGCGGTGATCGTCGTACCCAAGACGCCCGACGTCATGCCGCCGGACCAGCCGATGATCGCGGCCGAGACCGCCCACGACCCGGAGATCGCCTCCGCGCCCGGCGGCATCGCCGAGCCGGCCAGCGCCCCCAACCTCCGGACCGCCGGCGAAACCCCCACTCCCGGCTCCTGA